One SAR86 cluster bacterium genomic window carries:
- a CDS encoding TolC family outer membrane protein translates to MKKLFLTLIFVSTVFTADDLLSIYNEALERDPEFNSKKADLKISKEFRNQSISALLPRLNLSASTNWNEYYQERILQNDYNTFTYNLNFNQPLFRLDSWFTSRQAQKNYRAAEAQFAYQQQNLMIRVTRAYFNVLSARSLFKTRGANERTLENQFEEINDKFEAGAASRIELAEAKAALNRAISDRVLAEGNVDIAFEELNAIVGREVKLISPLKDNFKSVVDLEGVSDEVEKGIENNFLISEAESRLEAAESKTRARTSNFLPKIDLNANANRRTSKQYTFDGVDSDLDLPFFIPEETENRSFSVQFSMPLFTSGLNSSQRRQAMLEEVRTEEQLLLIQRNVTQRIRSLYTSLKTGQLNIESLEASYESSEDALEATRLGYELKARNLVDLLRAERNFFDAQNRLSQAKYDFIIRSLEFKQATGSLKPQDIIDVNNFLD, encoded by the coding sequence ATGAAAAAATTATTTTTAACATTAATATTCGTCTCCACAGTTTTTACAGCTGATGATTTGCTTTCAATTTATAATGAGGCTTTAGAAAGAGACCCAGAATTTAATTCAAAAAAAGCTGATTTAAAAATTTCCAAAGAATTTAGAAACCAATCAATTTCTGCATTGTTGCCTCGATTGAATCTATCTGCATCCACTAATTGGAATGAATATTATCAAGAGAGAATATTGCAAAACGATTACAACACTTTTACTTATAACCTAAATTTTAACCAACCACTCTTCAGACTTGATTCCTGGTTTACTTCACGGCAAGCGCAAAAGAACTATCGTGCAGCTGAAGCTCAATTTGCCTATCAACAACAGAATTTAATGATAAGAGTGACAAGAGCTTATTTTAATGTTTTGTCAGCAAGGTCACTCTTTAAAACAAGAGGCGCTAATGAAAGAACTTTGGAAAATCAATTTGAAGAAATTAATGATAAATTTGAAGCAGGTGCTGCCTCAAGAATTGAGTTGGCAGAAGCAAAAGCAGCCTTAAATAGAGCTATTTCAGATAGAGTTCTTGCAGAAGGTAATGTGGATATTGCATTTGAGGAATTAAATGCCATTGTTGGAAGGGAAGTTAAATTAATAAGTCCCTTGAAAGATAATTTTAAATCTGTTGTTGATCTAGAAGGTGTTTCTGACGAAGTAGAAAAAGGAATTGAAAATAATTTCTTAATTTCAGAAGCAGAAAGTAGACTTGAAGCAGCCGAGTCTAAAACAAGAGCAAGAACATCAAACTTTCTTCCAAAAATAGATTTAAATGCAAATGCCAACAGGAGAACCTCTAAACAATACACTTTTGATGGCGTGGACTCGGATTTAGATTTACCTTTTTTTATACCCGAGGAAACTGAAAATAGGAGTTTTTCTGTTCAATTTTCCATGCCACTTTTTACTTCGGGATTAAACAGCTCACAAAGAAGGCAAGCCATGCTCGAAGAAGTTAGAACAGAGGAGCAGCTTTTACTAATTCAAAGAAATGTAACTCAACGCATTAGATCCCTTTACACATCTTTAAAAACTGGGCAATTAAATATTGAATCACTAGAGGCTTCTTATGAAAGTTCTGAAGATGCTTTAGAAGCAACAAGACTTGGATATGAGCTTAAAGCAAGAAACCTAGTTGACCTATTACGAGCTGAGAGAAATTTTTTTGATGCTCAGAATAGGTTATCTCAAGCAAAATATGATTTCATTATTAGAAGTCTTGAGTTTAAACAAGCTACAGGAAGCTTAAAACCTCAGGATATAATTGATGTAAATAATTTTTTAGACTAA
- the thiD gene encoding bifunctional hydroxymethylpyrimidine kinase/phosphomethylpyrimidine kinase → MNKIPKILSIAGSDSGGGAGIQADIKAISFHKGYAMTVLTAVTAQNTLGVQEIFPLPKEIIKKQLESVMDDLAPDVIKTGMLADHETIELISEFIKNKKIVVDPVMVATSGDRLIESSAVEAIMNFLIPNAYLVTPNIYEAEILSNIKIIDLKTQIEAGKKILEHGAENVLIKGGHSNSEIIHDCLIQKDLKETIFKSKRLDSKNTHGTGCSLASSIATLLGRGFDIEAATSSSIEYVQNGIKRAPNFGQGNGPILHFDD, encoded by the coding sequence ATGAATAAAATTCCTAAAATTCTTTCAATTGCTGGCTCAGATTCAGGTGGTGGAGCAGGAATTCAAGCTGATATTAAAGCTATTTCTTTCCATAAAGGTTATGCAATGACAGTTTTAACAGCAGTTACAGCACAAAATACCCTTGGAGTTCAAGAAATTTTTCCACTACCCAAAGAGATAATAAAAAAACAACTCGAATCAGTAATGGATGATCTGGCTCCAGATGTAATTAAGACTGGGATGTTAGCAGATCACGAGACTATAGAGTTAATATCAGAATTTATAAAAAATAAAAAAATTGTTGTTGATCCTGTAATGGTTGCAACTTCAGGTGACAGGTTAATTGAGTCTTCTGCGGTAGAAGCTATTATGAATTTTCTAATTCCTAATGCATATCTTGTAACACCCAACATTTATGAGGCTGAAATTCTATCGAATATAAAAATTATTGATTTAAAGACTCAAATAGAAGCAGGTAAAAAAATCCTTGAACATGGTGCAGAGAATGTTTTAATTAAAGGCGGCCATAGTAACAGTGAAATTATTCATGATTGTCTTATTCAAAAAGATTTAAAAGAAACAATATTTAAAAGCAAGAGACTTGATAGTAAAAATACTCATGGTACTGGCTGTTCATTAGCAAGTTCAATTGCTACCCTCTTGGGAAGGGGTTTTGATATCGAAGCAGCAACTAGTAGTTCAATAGAGTACGTGCAAAATGGCATAAAGAGAGCCCCTAACTTTGGACAAGGTAACGGACCTATATTACATTTCGATGATTAA
- a CDS encoding DUF2244 domain-containing protein: MIKFYDRKNYSLINIKPNNSSTINENIIFFGFLGLLCLTFGIGFFFIGATLILPFAGIEIIALIIVLRLNRNWSSQWQKIKIDKLYVEIEEQKGKKTKNKFDRFLSKFIVESKIVRKIYFVNKTTKIELGSFLTEEEKDKLINFLERKVQQFNFS; the protein is encoded by the coding sequence ATGATTAAGTTTTATGACAGAAAGAACTATTCTTTAATAAATATTAAGCCAAATAATTCTTCCACGATAAATGAAAATATTATTTTTTTTGGGTTTTTAGGTTTGCTTTGTCTTACTTTTGGTATTGGATTTTTTTTCATTGGAGCTACGCTAATATTGCCGTTTGCTGGCATTGAAATAATTGCTTTGATTATAGTCTTAAGGCTCAATAGAAATTGGTCTTCCCAATGGCAAAAAATTAAAATCGATAAACTCTATGTTGAGATTGAAGAACAAAAAGGAAAAAAAACTAAAAATAAATTTGATAGGTTTTTATCGAAATTTATTGTTGAAAGTAAGATTGTAAGAAAAATATATTTTGTAAACAAAACTACCAAGATTGAGCTTGGCTCTTTTTTAACTGAAGAGGAAAAGGATAAATTAATTAATTTTTTAGAGAGGAAAGTTCAACAATTTAACTTTTCTTAA
- a CDS encoding 6-phosphofructokinase, whose product MKNAFYAQSGGVTSVINCSAYGLFNGFKKHFSNSNIFVGKNGIVGLIEDEIYDLNKTQKSLDLLLESPGGMFGSCRYKLPDPESDSSFYEKIFKKFEDRNIGYFFYNGGNDSADTCLKIHQAAQILKFDLCAIAIPKTIDNDLAVTDNCPGFGSVAKYIAISAKEASLDIKSMCKTSTKVFILEVMGRHAGWIAAAGELANQNGSHVHKILLPEVPFDETKFLNGISNDVDKDGFSVVIASEGLKNSSGELYSASKEKDSFGHTQLGGLAPKLAELVNKNLNIKYHWSVSDYLQRSARHISSKTDVEQAIAVGEVAANMAADSKSGYMPIIKRLGNEPYKWEIDVGDLNEIANKEKVLPNNFISNCGFRITDEGISYLSPLIQGESYPKYKNGLPAYEQLDLHF is encoded by the coding sequence ATGAAAAATGCATTTTATGCTCAATCTGGTGGAGTAACTTCTGTAATAAATTGCTCAGCATATGGACTTTTTAATGGTTTTAAAAAACATTTCTCAAATTCGAACATTTTTGTGGGGAAAAATGGAATTGTTGGGCTTATTGAAGATGAAATCTATGATTTGAATAAGACGCAAAAAAGTTTGGATCTTTTACTAGAAAGTCCTGGTGGGATGTTTGGCTCTTGTAGATATAAGTTGCCCGACCCTGAATCTGATTCATCTTTTTATGAAAAAATATTTAAAAAATTTGAAGATAGAAATATTGGTTATTTTTTTTACAACGGGGGCAATGATTCTGCTGACACCTGTCTCAAAATACATCAAGCAGCACAAATTTTAAAATTTGATTTGTGTGCTATTGCTATTCCAAAAACTATAGATAATGATCTTGCAGTTACAGATAATTGTCCTGGTTTTGGTTCTGTTGCTAAATATATTGCAATTTCCGCAAAAGAAGCTTCACTCGACATCAAGTCAATGTGTAAAACATCCACAAAAGTTTTCATTCTTGAGGTAATGGGAAGACATGCTGGCTGGATTGCAGCTGCAGGAGAATTGGCTAATCAAAATGGGAGTCACGTACACAAAATTTTATTGCCTGAAGTTCCTTTTGATGAAACAAAATTTCTCAATGGAATCTCAAATGATGTTGATAAAGATGGATTCTCAGTAGTAATTGCATCAGAGGGTCTAAAAAATTCTTCCGGTGAACTTTATTCAGCGTCGAAAGAGAAGGACTCATTTGGACATACCCAACTTGGTGGACTTGCGCCTAAATTGGCAGAACTTGTTAATAAAAACCTCAATATTAAATATCATTGGTCTGTATCTGATTATCTTCAAAGAAGCGCTAGACATATTTCATCAAAAACAGATGTTGAGCAAGCTATCGCAGTTGGTGAAGTCGCAGCAAATATGGCAGCAGATTCCAAAAGTGGATATATGCCAATAATTAAAAGATTAGGAAATGAACCTTACAAATGGGAAATAGATGTCGGTGACTTAAATGAAATTGCAAATAAAGAAAAAGTACTGCCAAATAATTTTATTTCAAACTGTGGTTTTAGAATAACTGATGAAGGCATTTCCTATTTAAGTCCACTTATACAAGGTGAGAGCTACCCAAAATATAAAAATGGATTGCCTGCTTATGAACAGCTTGATCTTCATTTTTAA
- a CDS encoding Mur ligase family protein codes for MKIFFLGISGTFMGNLAQIAKKKGFEVFGVDQKFYPPMSDELLNAGIKFQEGYEEKNFVDTDIYVIGNSISRGNPLLEVIINKNKKIISAPDWLYQYVLKEKKVIAVSGTHGKTTVTSMIAHAFKEDGKNNFGHLIAGVPEEIHSWSLGDDDYFVIESDEYDTAYFDKEPKFFHYRPNILMINNIEFDHADIYSSLDEIESKFIKLLQQMKKRSKAYINAGAVRSSFKDKVQKLETNCEIEFFNAQGETISETNTNLASKILINFFEEDTTKKLLKSFKGVKRRFQILFESEKIILINDFAHHPTAIQGTIELTQKEFVDAKIIPIIEFGSNTMRNGQHDISLMAILENFNCYTINTSEKQQQLFKSFSSTFSENKFEEILNSKEKKIVVLMCGNRDFNGLQIQFLNKLKSLKSK; via the coding sequence ATGAAGATTTTTTTTCTAGGTATATCCGGAACTTTTATGGGCAATCTGGCTCAAATTGCAAAGAAAAAAGGTTTTGAAGTTTTTGGAGTAGATCAAAAATTTTACCCACCAATGTCGGATGAGCTTTTAAATGCAGGTATTAAATTTCAAGAAGGCTACGAAGAAAAAAATTTTGTAGATACTGATATTTATGTAATTGGAAACAGTATATCAAGAGGTAATCCGCTTCTTGAGGTCATCATAAATAAAAATAAAAAAATAATTTCCGCTCCGGATTGGCTCTATCAATATGTTTTAAAGGAAAAAAAAGTAATTGCTGTTTCAGGTACACATGGTAAGACAACAGTTACCTCAATGATTGCTCATGCTTTTAAAGAAGATGGTAAAAATAATTTTGGTCATCTCATTGCAGGTGTTCCAGAAGAAATTCATTCTTGGTCCTTGGGCGATGATGACTACTTCGTAATCGAAAGTGATGAATATGATACGGCCTATTTCGATAAAGAGCCTAAATTTTTTCACTATAGACCCAACATTTTAATGATTAATAATATTGAATTTGATCATGCAGATATTTATTCATCTCTAGACGAAATAGAGAGCAAATTTATAAAGCTTCTTCAGCAAATGAAAAAAAGATCAAAAGCATATATAAATGCAGGCGCTGTCAGGAGTTCGTTTAAAGATAAAGTTCAGAAATTAGAAACGAATTGTGAGATTGAATTTTTCAATGCTCAGGGAGAAACTATTTCTGAAACAAATACTAATTTAGCATCAAAGATTCTTATAAACTTTTTTGAAGAAGATACTACAAAAAAATTACTTAAATCTTTTAAAGGCGTTAAAAGAAGATTTCAAATTTTATTTGAGAGCGAAAAAATCATACTCATAAATGATTTTGCTCACCATCCAACAGCTATTCAAGGAACTATAGAATTAACTCAAAAAGAATTTGTTGATGCAAAAATCATCCCTATTATTGAATTTGGTTCAAATACAATGCGAAATGGCCAGCATGATATTTCTCTTATGGCCATATTGGAAAATTTTAACTGCTATACAATTAATACCTCTGAAAAACAGCAGCAGTTATTTAAATCGTTTTCTTCAACATTCTCAGAAAATAAGTTTGAAGAAATATTAAACTCCAAAGAAAAAAAAATCGTTGTTTTGATGTGTGGGAATAGAGATTTTAATGGCTTGCAGATACAATTTTTAAATAAACTAAAATCATTAAAGTCTAAATGA
- the rsfS gene encoding ribosome silencing factor, with protein MVYKDSSEKIKKICLKTFDELKANDIKELNIEKISSFASYLLIATGTSNRHIKSIADKVVDDLKEGKIDILGKEGFESQEWVLIDAGDVLINVMSKDSREHYDLESLWTMIKK; from the coding sequence ATGGTTTATAAAGACAGTTCTGAAAAAATAAAAAAAATATGTTTAAAAACTTTTGACGAATTAAAAGCGAATGATATTAAAGAACTAAACATAGAAAAAATCTCATCTTTTGCTTCATATTTGCTTATTGCCACTGGAACATCAAATAGACACATCAAGTCAATTGCAGATAAAGTGGTGGATGATTTAAAGGAGGGTAAAATTGATATTCTTGGTAAAGAAGGCTTTGAATCACAGGAATGGGTACTAATTGATGCAGGGGATGTTCTTATAAATGTAATGTCAAAAGACTCACGCGAACATTATGATCTTGAATCACTTTGGACAATGATCAAGAAATGA
- a CDS encoding 23S rRNA (pseudouridine(1915)-N(3))-methyltransferase RlmH, whose protein sequence is MKLNLLYVSSQKNKSALFLEDDLVKRIKSPLKLELKKIFCKTESNNIEQQKNIESEQIKKFLNKNNFLFCFDKNGDKFSSENFSDLLFKQTKDIDFVIGGSFGISKKLLDSSNKVISFSDMEFSHDIFRLMAIEQIYRAQCIFNNHPYHQK, encoded by the coding sequence ATGAAATTAAACCTCCTATACGTAAGTTCACAAAAAAATAAAAGTGCACTTTTTTTGGAAGATGATTTGGTAAAGAGAATTAAAAGTCCGTTGAAACTAGAGCTAAAGAAAATTTTTTGCAAAACAGAATCTAACAATATTGAGCAACAAAAAAATATTGAATCAGAACAAATAAAAAAATTCCTTAACAAAAATAATTTTTTATTTTGTTTTGATAAAAATGGAGATAAATTCAGTTCTGAAAATTTTTCAGACTTACTTTTTAAACAAACTAAAGATATAGATTTTGTAATTGGAGGTTCATTTGGAATTAGTAAAAAACTTCTAGACTCTTCAAACAAAGTAATTTCTTTCTCAGATATGGAATTTTCTCATGATATATTCAGGTTAATGGCAATAGAACAAATATATAGAGCACAGTGTATTTTTAATAATCATCCTTATCATCAAAAATAA